DNA from Streptomyces luteogriseus:
CCGCCATGACCCGGTCGCCGGGGCCGATCGGCTCCTCGGTGAGGAACAGCGCGGCCTCGGCGTCCACGAACGCGGCGGCGCTGCGGTGCGAGACGGCGACGCCCTTGGGCTTCCCGGTGGAGCCGGACGTGAAGATGATCCACGCGTCGTTCCCGACGCCGGGACGTGCGACGGGGGTCCGGCCGGAACCGTGCAGGGTGATCTCGTGCCCGGCGCCGATGACGGCCCGTACGTCCGCCTCGCCGAACACCAACCCGGCCCGCTCGTCGGGGTCCTCGGCGTCGACGGGGACGTAGGCCGCGCCGGCCGCGAGCACGGCGAGGATCGCGGTGTAGAGCTCGTTGGTGCCGGACGGCACCCGGACCCCCACCCGGTCCCCGAGCCCCACCCCGGCGGAGCCGAGCCGTCGCCGCAGCAGCTCCACCTCGACGGCCAGTTCCCGGTAGGTGAGGCTGGTCGTGCCGTCGTCCAGGGCGGGTTCCTCCGGATACGACCGCACGGACGCCTCGAAGATGTCGACCAGGGTGCGGGGCGAGGCCGCCGGGCGTCCCGAGAAGCGGGCCGCGTCACCGAACTCCTGCTGGATCTCCGCGCCGAGCTCATCCCCGAGCAGGCCGAGAGCGTCGCTCCCCTGTATGGCTGCCATCCGGTCCTCGCGTCTCGATCCCGGATGCCTCCGGGGCGCTGGCGGGCCCGCAGGTATGCCTGGGGTTGTCCGGCTCCAGCTCGGTAACAAGCCGGAAATCTTAGTACGACGCTAGATTTGGGCGCTTCGGAACGCCACTTGGAGCATCCGTACGAGGGTGGGGCGGGGCCGACGGCACCGATGCTGACCTGGGGATCTTCCGGCTGGCGAGACTTCCCCCACACCGAGGGTCAGGTCGGTCCCCGTGGACGGACCGGAGGGCAGCGCCTTGTTCTGGCCGTCCACTGGCAGTCGGCGCTGGGCCGTCAGGGGGATGTCGTCCAGCGAGGGGCTGTCGCGGCCCAGGCGGTCTCCCAGGCCACGAGGTTGTGATGCTGGATGACGCGGCCGGCCGTCCCGTAGACGATGGCTGCCGCGACGTGGACGCCCATGACGGCGATCAGGGCGGAGCCCATCGCACGGCTGCGGATCTGATCGGGGCTCAGGGGCGGGTCGGTGAGATCTCCGTCCATGTCGGCCCAGACGCGGAGGGTGGAGCCCCTGGGCAGGGCCGGCTGGGCACCGGCGTGGGCCGTGTGGGTGCGTCCGTGGGGGTCGGTGAAGCGGACCTTGGTCGGGTAGAGGGTCTGTCTCGCCTCGGCGGACCCGGGTTCGGGGTGACTGCGGGCGTCCTCGATCAGTACCGCGGTCGTGTGGTGCCGGGTGGCGGCCTGTTGCTGGGCCGCGCGGGCGTAATGGCGGTGGGCGGCGTCGCCGACGAGGAACAGGGCGAGGGGAGTTGCCGCCAGCACGGCCAGGGTCAGGCCGAGGCCGATCCATGCCTGGGCCAGGTCGCTGCGGCGGCGCAGGGGGTTGCGCCGCAGCCGCCAGAACATGACCCGGGGCAGTTCCCGTGGCGGCAGCGGTGAGGGTGGGGGTGTGCGGCCGAGCATGGCTCCTCCTTCCGGCGGTGGACGCGGCGCGTGCGGGTGCCGACGACGCACGCGGGTGGGGGTGGGCCCGGGGGTTCGTCGCGAGGCGGGCGCCGGCGCTCGGCCGTCGCCACGTCCGCGACGGCCCTAGTGAGGGCGGGCGACGGGCGGGAGGGTCGCGGAGGCCGAGGGGTGGGTGTGAGCGGCCTGCAGGAACTTGGCGGCCCCGCGCACGGCCGCCGTGTGCGGGGCCGGGACGATACGCAGCGGCGCCTTCAGCCGAGCGGTGAGGGGGTGGGTGATGTCGGGGCGCAGGGCTCCCCCGCCGGCCAGGAGGAGACCGCGCCGCAGGGCTTCGGAGGTGAGCGAGGTGCGGTCGTGGCGGCGCATCGCCGTCAGCATCGCCACCACCGCTTCGACGAGTTGTCCGGGCGGAGTCGTCTCGTCGAGGTCGCTGGTGCCGATCGCCGTGCGGTGTGCGTCGGTGACGGCGCCGTCGCACAGCAGGACCACCTCGGTGAGGTGGGCGCCGATGTCCGCCACCAACAGCGGCCGGGACAGGTCCGCGTCGGCGGCCAGGGCGATGCTCCGGGCACTGGGCACGGTCAGGACGCTGCGCGGCCGAAGCACCTCGACGGCGGCGCGGGCCCGGCTGCGGTAGGCGACGCCGTCCAGGACGGGGGTGGTGACGATGACCATGGGCCGGGTGAACCGGGGCAACCGGTGGTCGAGCAGGCGCTTCAGCATCCGGGAACACCCCGGGGTGTCGATGATGGTCCCGCGCTGCACGGGGTAGACCGCTCCGGTGCCGGGGAAGGTGACGGTGGGCACGTCGACGACCGTGCCCTTGCCGGCGAGCCAGACGCGGGTGCGGGCGCTGCCCAGGTCCAGCGCGATGCCGCAGCAGCGCCGGCACAGGGGCCACGGCCGGTGACGGGCGGCGTCACCGGACAGGTCGTGGGCGTCGGTCATGGCTGTGCCTCCTTGACCTGCTGGCAGCGGGCGCAGTAGCGGGCCTGCGGCACGATCATGAGCCGTTCCCGTTCGACCGGGCGCCGGCACAAGTGGCAGGAGCCGTACGAGCCCTCGTTCATGCGGGTGAGGGCCGCTTCGACGTCGGTGAGGACCATGCGGGCCGAGGCGGCGAGTTTGACGCGGACCTCGATCTGCGCGGCGGCCCGCTGCCGGATACGGTCCTCGGCCCGGGAGGTGACCGGTCCGGCGAGCAGGCGCAGTTGCTCCTGGCGGAACAGGCGCTGCTCGTGGAGGTTCTCGCGCAGCGCCGCGAGGTCCTCGGACGACAGGTGCGTCGTGCTCTCGTCGATGGTCTGGTGGTTCACCACGTCACCCCTTTGCGGAAGGGCGTTGGAGGTCCGGTACGGGCGGGGTCAGGCCGTGCGGCGCTGGCAGGCGACGCAGTGGCGGGTGTAGGGCAGGATCTCGAGCCGCTCCGCGGGAACGGGCTTCGCGCAGCCCACGCAGATTCCGTAGGTGCCGTCGTCGATGCGGGTGAAGGCGTCCTCGATCTCCTTGAGGACCCGCTCCATCGCGGTCTTCTGCGCGGACAGCAGGTGGTCGTCCGCGCCGCGCTCGGTCTCGTCGAGGGCCCGCAGTTGGGCCAGCCGGGAGGTGCGGGCGTGTTCCAGGCGCCGGCGGGCCTCGTGCGGGTGGGGTTCGGCCCGGGTGACATCGAGCGACATGGTCGGTCCCTTTCTCGGCTGCGTACGGCGGGTGCGCGGTGGTGCGGGTCGGTCATGCGCGGCGGGCGGCCCGGCGGTGTTGCCGGGCCGCCCGTCCGCTGTCGGGTGGTCGTGTGTCGTTCTCAAGCCTGGCCGGGCGCGCGGCGGATACCCATCGGGCGCGGGCCCCATTTGCACCGGGTCGAGGGACCCATGCGGACGCGCCATGGGTGGTGCGTGCCCGGGGAAATGGGGGTCAGGTCCCATGGACGGGCGTGCGGCGAAGGGGCAGCCTGAACGCAGGCTTGCTCAGATGCCCGGTCCGCGAACGCGGTGGGCTCCGCGATGCCCGACAGTGGAGGTGAGACCGAGCTTGTAGAAGGGGAGGCGCGGGGACGGTGTCCTTGTTCTGGCGGATCTTCGCCCTCAACGCCGTGGTGCTGGGCATGGCCACGGCCCTGCTGCTGTGGGCTCCGGTGACCGTCTCCGTGCCGGTGCTGCTGACCGAGGCGGTCATCCTGGTCGGCGGTCTGGCCGTCATGCTCGTCGCGAACGCCGCGCTGCTGCGGTTCGGGCTGGCCCCGCTGGACCGGCTCACCAGGCTGATGACCACCGTGGACCTGCTGCGGCCCGGCCAGCGCCTGCCCGCTTCCGGCGGCGGTGGTGTCGCCGAGGTGATCCGCACGTTCAACGCGATGCTGGAGCGGCTGGAGCAGGAGCGGGTCGCGAGCAGCGCCCGGGCCCTGCTCGCCCAGGAGGCGGAACGCCGGCGCATCGCCCAGGAACTGCATGACGAGGTCGGCCAGAGCATGACCGCGATCCTGCTCGGGCTCAAACGGTCCGCGGACGACGCGCCGGAGGCGCTGCGCGGGGAGTTGCAGGAGTTGCAGGAGATCACCCGGGAGAGCCTCGACGAGGTCCGCCGGCTGGTGCGCCGGCTGCGGCCGGGTGTGCTGGACGACCTGGGCCTGGTGAGCGCGCTGACCTCGCTCAGCGAGGACTTCGCCACGCACACGAGGCTGTTGGTGACGCGCAGCTTCGGCACCGACCTGCCCGCTCTGGCGCCGGAGACGGAACTGGTCCTCTACCGGGTCGCCCAGGAGTCGCTGACCAACGTCGCCCGCCACGCGGACGCCGGGCGGGTCACCGTCGCCCTGCGCCGCGCCGACGACAGCGTGGTGCTGACGGTGACCGACGACGGCAGCGGTATCGGGGCACCCCGCGAAGGCGCCGGCATCCGCGGTATGCGCGAGCGGGCCCTGCTCGTCGGGGGCAGGCTGGAGATCACCCCGGCACCCCACGCCGGCACCCGCGTCCAGCTCACCGCGCCCGTTGCAAGGAAGCAGCCCTGACCATGTCCGACTCGTCCACGCCCGCCCCGACGCCCTCGAGCACGATCCGCATCCTGCTCGCCGACGACCACGCGCTGGTCCGGCGCGGTGTGCGGCTCATCCTCGACCAGCAACCGGACCTCGAAGTGGTCGCCGAGGCCGGTGACGGGGCCGAGGCCATCGAGCTGGCCCGCACCAGCGAGGTCGACCTGGCCGTGCTCGACATCGCCATGCCACGCCTGACCGGGCTGCAGGCAGCGCGCGAACTGTCCGCCCTCAAGCCGGAGCTGCGGATCCTGATGCTGACCATGCACGACAACGAGCAGTACTTCTTCCAGGCTCTCAAGGCCGGTGCGAGCGGGTATGTGCTGAAGTCCGTGGCCGACCGGGACCTGGTCGCCGCCTGCCGGGCAGCGATGCGGGACGAGCCCTTCCTGTATCCCGGCGCGGTGACCGCCCTGATCCGCAACTACCTCGACCGGTCCCGCCACGGGGACGAGACTCCCGATCAGATCCTCACTCCCCGTGAGGAAGAGGTTCTCAAGCTGGTCGCCGAGGGCCACTCCTCCAAGGAGATCGCGGACCTGCTGTTCATCAGCATCAAGACCGTCCAGCGCCACCGCGCCAACCTGCTGCAGAAACTCGGCCTGCGCGATCGCCTCGACCTGACCCGCTACGCCATCCGCGCCGGACTGATCGAGCCCTGACGAACCGGCTGCCCGCGTCCCGTCCGGGAGGCTGGCCCGGCCCGCACGCCACGACGAGAGGGGGGACGGTGCTCCGCAGCGCGCGTACAGGGCTCGTCATCGGCAGCACCCGCCCCCGCTCCCCCGTCGGCGCGCTCATGGCGGCCGTCGTCCTGGCGGTGCTCGCCACCCTGGGCATCGCCGCCCCGCCGCCCGGCACAGCGGGCACGGCGGTGGCGGGTGCCCCCGTCGCAGCGGACCACCACCGGTACGACGGGACGCGCGCGGACGACGGGTGCGATGCCGCCTGCACCGTCCGGGCGGCCACCCGCCACGAGCAGCCGCACGGCGAGCACCCGGCCCCGCGCGGACACCTCGGCACCTGCGGCCGGAGCGCGGACACCACCCCGTGCCGGCTTCCGGGCGCGTACGGGACTCCGGCCGATCGTGTGGCCCCCTCGCAGCCGGGTACGGCGCAGGACCAGGGGCGGGCGCCCCCGGTGTTCTCCGGCACCTGACGCCCCTTCCCTTCACCCGACCCGCCCCGCAGCGGCCCACGACGGCCGCCGCCGTGGTGTGCCTTCCGGAGGCTCCCGTTGAACCGTTCCCTGCGCGTGAGGGCGCTGCTCGCCCTCGCCGTGCTCGCCCTGTCCCTGTACGTCGCCGTCACCGTGCCGATCCGGCTCGGACTGGACCTGCGCGGCGGGACACAGATCGTGCTCGAAACCCGCTCCACCCCCACCGCCGACGCGGACCGCGCGGCGACCGACCGCACCCTGGAGGTCCTGCGCGGCCGTATCGACGCGCTCGGTGTCGCCGAACCCACCCTGGTGCGCTCCGGCGACCACCGGATCATCGTCGAACTGCCCGGTGTGCAGGACCCGAAGAAGGCCGCCGACGTCCTGGGCCGTACCGCGCAGCTCACCTTCCATCCCGTTCTCGGCGCCGCGGACGAGGCCGACGACACCTCGCGGCCCCTGCCGAAGCGGCCCCGGGAACGCGTCCTGCCCGACGAGTCCGGCACGCCGCTGCGCCTCGGGCCGACCTCCCTGACCGGCGAGGACGTCAAGGAGGCCGCCGCCCGGTTCGACCAGCAGGGCGGCGCCGGATGGCACGTCACGGTCGGTTTCGAGGGCACCGGCCGCGCCGGCTGGGCCGACCTGACCGGTGAGGCAGCCTGCCGGGCGCCGGGCGACCCGGCCCGGCGGGTCGCCATCGTCCTCGACGACAAGGTCATCTCCTCCCCACAGGTCGACCCGTCCGTCACCTGCGGAACCGGAATCCGCGACGGCGCCACCCGGATCACCGGCTCCTTCAGCCCCGAGGAGGCCCGCGAACTCTCGCTGCTCATCAACGGCGGTGCGCTGCCCGTGCCCGTCGAGACCGTCGAGCAGCGCACCGTCGGCCCCACCCTCGGCGCGCAGGCCATCACCGCAAGTGCCTGGGCGGCGGCCATCGGCACCGCGCTGACCTCGCTGTTCATCATCGTCGTCTACCGGCTGATGGGCGGCTTGGCCGCCCTGGCCCTGGCCTGCTACGGCCTGCTCTCCTACGCCGCCCTGGCCGCCCTCGGCGCCACCCTGACGCTGCCGGGCCTGGCCGGGTTCGTCCTGGCCATCGGCATGGCCGTCGATGCCAACGTGCTGGTCTTCGAGCGGGCGCGCGAGGAGTATGCCGGCCGCCGCCGGCCCAGCATCCGCTCCTCCCTCGCGGCGGGCTTCCGCAACGCCTTCAGCGCGATCGCCGATTCCAACATCACCACGCTGATCGCGGCCGCCCTGCTGTTCTTCCTCGCCTCCGGGCCCGTGCGGGGCTTCGGCATCACCCTCGGCATCGGGGTGCTGGCCTCCATGTTCAGCGCCCTGGTCATCAGCCGGGTGCTCGCCGAGTTCGCCGCGAGCCGTCCGGCCGTGCGCCGCCGCCCCCGTCTCACCGGCATCGCCACCATCGGTGCGGTCCGTGAGCGCCTCACCCGTCGCAACCCGCTTCTGATGCGCCGCCCGCGCCGCTGGCTGGTCACCTCCGCGGCAGTGCTCGCGCTGGCCGGCTCGGGCATCGTGGTGCGCGGCGTCGACCTCGGCGTGGAGTTCACCGGGGGCCGTCTCATCGAATACACCACCAGCGCCCCCGTCGACCCGGGCCGGGTCCGTACCGCGCTCGCCGACGCCGGGTTCC
Protein-coding regions in this window:
- a CDS encoding rod shape-determining protein, translated to MTDAHDLSGDAARHRPWPLCRRCCGIALDLGSARTRVWLAGKGTVVDVPTVTFPGTGAVYPVQRGTIIDTPGCSRMLKRLLDHRLPRFTRPMVIVTTPVLDGVAYRSRARAAVEVLRPRSVLTVPSARSIALAADADLSRPLLVADIGAHLTEVVLLCDGAVTDAHRTAIGTSDLDETTPPGQLVEAVVAMLTAMRRHDRTSLTSEALRRGLLLAGGGALRPDITHPLTARLKAPLRIVPAPHTAAVRGAAKFLQAAHTHPSASATLPPVARPH
- a CDS encoding TraR/DksA C4-type zinc finger protein; protein product: MSLDVTRAEPHPHEARRRLEHARTSRLAQLRALDETERGADDHLLSAQKTAMERVLKEIEDAFTRIDDGTYGICVGCAKPVPAERLEILPYTRHCVACQRRTA
- a CDS encoding sensor histidine kinase, with product MSLFWRIFALNAVVLGMATALLLWAPVTVSVPVLLTEAVILVGGLAVMLVANAALLRFGLAPLDRLTRLMTTVDLLRPGQRLPASGGGGVAEVIRTFNAMLERLEQERVASSARALLAQEAERRRIAQELHDEVGQSMTAILLGLKRSADDAPEALRGELQELQEITRESLDEVRRLVRRLRPGVLDDLGLVSALTSLSEDFATHTRLLVTRSFGTDLPALAPETELVLYRVAQESLTNVARHADAGRVTVALRRADDSVVLTVTDDGSGIGAPREGAGIRGMRERALLVGGRLEITPAPHAGTRVQLTAPVARKQP
- the secD gene encoding protein translocase subunit SecD; its protein translation is MNRSLRVRALLALAVLALSLYVAVTVPIRLGLDLRGGTQIVLETRSTPTADADRAATDRTLEVLRGRIDALGVAEPTLVRSGDHRIIVELPGVQDPKKAADVLGRTAQLTFHPVLGAADEADDTSRPLPKRPRERVLPDESGTPLRLGPTSLTGEDVKEAAARFDQQGGAGWHVTVGFEGTGRAGWADLTGEAACRAPGDPARRVAIVLDDKVISSPQVDPSVTCGTGIRDGATRITGSFSPEEARELSLLINGGALPVPVETVEQRTVGPTLGAQAITASAWAAAIGTALTSLFIIVVYRLMGGLAALALACYGLLSYAALAALGATLTLPGLAGFVLAIGMAVDANVLVFERAREEYAGRRRPSIRSSLAAGFRNAFSAIADSNITTLIAAALLFFLASGPVRGFGITLGIGVLASMFSALVISRVLAEFAASRPAVRRRPRLTGIATIGAVRERLTRRNPLLMRRPRRWLVTSAAVLALAGSGIVVRGVDLGVEFTGGRLIEYTTSAPVDPGRVRTALADAGFPRAVVQSSGDTGLTVRTDPLTDAEEAEVTGALRGLDGRADKVRDELIGPSLGEELRQGALIALAVALGAQFVYLAARFRWMLGSAAVVALLHDVVVLLGVFAWLGKPVDGVFLAALLTVIGYSVNDSVVLFDRVRELTGRGPRSPFAGTVNQAILQTLPRTVNTGMGAAFMLTALAVLGGSSLTDFALALLIGLAVGTYSSVFTASPVAILLHRRFRPGKPSREGGAVME
- a CDS encoding TraR/DksA family transcriptional regulator; the encoded protein is MVNHQTIDESTTHLSSEDLAALRENLHEQRLFRQEQLRLLAGPVTSRAEDRIRQRAAAQIEVRVKLAASARMVLTDVEAALTRMNEGSYGSCHLCRRPVERERLMIVPQARYCARCQQVKEAQP
- a CDS encoding response regulator, which translates into the protein MSDSSTPAPTPSSTIRILLADDHALVRRGVRLILDQQPDLEVVAEAGDGAEAIELARTSEVDLAVLDIAMPRLTGLQAARELSALKPELRILMLTMHDNEQYFFQALKAGASGYVLKSVADRDLVAACRAAMRDEPFLYPGAVTALIRNYLDRSRHGDETPDQILTPREEEVLKLVAEGHSSKEIADLLFISIKTVQRHRANLLQKLGLRDRLDLTRYAIRAGLIEP
- a CDS encoding Rv1733c family protein, giving the protein MLGRTPPPSPLPPRELPRVMFWRLRRNPLRRRSDLAQAWIGLGLTLAVLAATPLALFLVGDAAHRHYARAAQQQAATRHHTTAVLIEDARSHPEPGSAEARQTLYPTKVRFTDPHGRTHTAHAGAQPALPRGSTLRVWADMDGDLTDPPLSPDQIRSRAMGSALIAVMGVHVAAAIVYGTAGRVIQHHNLVAWETAWAATAPRWTTSP